The Montipora foliosa isolate CH-2021 chromosome 10, ASM3666993v2, whole genome shotgun sequence genomic sequence TGCTGTGAACTCGCATAGGCTTGAtattaactttgcctaaattacatTCAGCcacataaaataaaaaataaaaaaaacgagCAACTGATTACACGATTCATACACTGTAAGGGGAAATATTCGTTATAGGACCCAAATTGTCCAACTGTGAACATGAGGAAATCAAGTGGCTTGGAGTTACTCATGTTTTTTTGttgggacgtatacaaaacatggaccaccGGTTTGTGGAGCACCCCTGTATACCCTGGCCATGTTCCCGGTCAATGGACCACCTCAGTTGACCCAGTTGATGCACCACAAGTGTCGCAATGTCGTTCATAGGACTTTCTATGGGCAAacctttagtttagtttagtttagtttagtttattgagaTTCGTCACaagaaaatatatacataacatataatataagaaaaaaagaaacaacaataCTATGACATGACCCGAGAGACGAACAGGGCAGAGCCCCAATTGCAACATATCCCCTAGGCTCAAAAAATAGAATTAGACTTACATAGTAGAATTAATTAGACTACATAATagattaagaaagaaaaaagtatGCAAAATAATTTACAAATCATGGAGGACTGTACACCCtcttaataagtctaatatatgccgttttccgctaatgacgtcaaactcatgttttcaaattttattcagaaatgtacaaaggccaaaaacaagaaaagaaatcggaaaagttttaggcctttgtacatttctgaataaaatttgaaagcatgagttcgacgtcattagtggaaaacggcatatattagacttattaaaagggtgtataagtTTGTAGTAGACCTCTAAAGTGATCGTTAAGATGGACTCTAAACCACAAGATATCCTGGCTAGACTTAGTAAGCTGTTCCACAACTTAACAGTCCTAGGAAAATAGCTGTTACAATATTATTCCTGATTGTGCCTAGAAAGTAGGTCAAAGTTGGCTTGATGAAAATTATGGGTTCTATAATGCCGAGTGGCAGTTTGAATGAAACGTCCAAAATTACTAGTAGCAGCTCCAGTTTTATACTTAAACAGGAGAACGAAATCGTGCCTTTGTCCACGAAAATCAAGAGGTAGTAGGTTACGCTGGTCTAATCTATTAAtataaccagaaacccataagggttgaaacgtgtaacgcgcgttcacagcttccgagtATTCAGTGCggactgattggttgaatgtttcagtgctaagtaccatatttggaaacccctcgctcttgttgttccaaatatggtacttagcaaatcgaatattcagaagcttgtttccaagcacacaagggaccgttacatgtttcaacccttgtGGGTTTCTGATATAACTGACTTCTCTTGGAGGATAGTTCAATATGAATTTAGTGGCACGCCTCTGAATGTTCTCTATCAGTCTGCAATGTTTTACTACTTAAGGGCTGACCACACGCTTGATGAATATTCTAGTAATGGCCTGACAAGCACCGTGTATAACAAATTTCTCGTCTGGGCGTCACGAATGTCCCTGCCACAGAGCCTCTTCACTGGACCAAGTACCCTATTCGCCTTTGCACACATCTGCTCGATATGACTATTCCATGAGCAGTTACCAGAGACAGATACGCCCAAGTCAGAGGATTCAGCAGAGTGCGATAATACTTCCTCGCCAAGATGATATGTGTTTAGGGGCTTTCTACGAGATCTTCGGTTGGACATATGGAAAACTTTACATTTAGTAGTGTTAAATGTCATCCTATGATCGCTGCTCCATGAATGTAAACCATCTAGATCAGATTGCAACAAAACAAGAGAACCTACAGAGTCTATAGGCCGGTAAAGTTTGCTGTCGTCCACAAAAAGGGTGAGACTTGATCCATGCTGTACGTAGGATGGCATTTCGTTTGCAAAAACCAAGAACAACAGAGGCCCCAATTTGGAGCCTTGTGGTACCCCAGATGTTGCAGGTAGCCAATCCGAGAAGGCACCCTCAAGAACGACCCGCTGTTGTCTATTTGACAGACAGCTCGCAAACCATCAAAGGGCGTTGCCTGTAATACCATGGCGGTGGAGTTTAGTCAACCTCGGCAGAACATTGCCCTGAAAGAGAGGCTGGGATACTGTCGAAGTTGTAGACAATACTGCTgccattttaaaactttttatacCTTGCGGCTGAGATTCTCAGGGTATGGTCAGCGCTAATTCTCATTTGAGTTCTATTAAAACCTATAGTCACAGACCATAACATTAAGTTCCCAGAACCCCTTTGAATCCTGGCAGACTGCTCAGCCAAAGGATATAACATGGCCTAGGAAATGTAATGCGGATTGGGCAATAGAGAATTTAACGGTAACAGTGGCGTTAATGGTATTGGTGAACCAGCATGGAGAGCTAACTTTCTCttgtcttttttgttgttgtggtGTTTTAGGTCTTAATGCTGATCGCGATGTAGGGATCAATATTGCAGTCACTGGTGACTCGGGTGCTGGAAAGTCAAATTTTATCAACACATTACGAGAGTAAGTCCATTCAAATAACAGTAAATTAgggttagagcggttttcaaatgagttccttaaaaccaaaaccaaagtaattactttggccaatcaaaaaggatggagacaatccagtaaaccaatcaaaactcgaagtaattacatgtggctgacacaaagcgcagtAAAATGTGCATGCCCGAGCCACAATTGGtgttggtttcacttctgattggttgaaaaagtggcgctagaactttgaaccaatcactaagtaaagtaatgcaaaaacaaagcgattcgctaattactttcgacactcaattgaaaaccgctctattgatCTGCAATATAAATACTCCGATGgaatgcatacatgtacagtagacACTTTACTCAAGATGCAATATCACAATATCTAACAGCTCCAAAAGGTACAAATCAGATTAAAGTGCATCTTCAAAAGGAAGTCGAGAGATCACCCCTTATACAACTCCCTAAAATTAATCAAACAAATTTACCTATACTAAAAATAAGaattaaaaaattttaaaacagcgTGATTTGATAGTCTCTAACTCATtaaataattcataagtaaatgGGCCAATTGCATTGCACCATTCTGGTCACGCGGACAAGTTTGAAACCCAATGAGACACTACTTGTTGATTCACTAAATAAATTCCAAACACATGTCGGTTTAAATCAATAGTTTCAAACACGTGGTTTGAAATCAATTCATATActattgaaattgaaatacTATTGAAATCATTCATGTACTATTAGGTGGGAGTATTTGCTAACGATAAAACTTCCCTTTAATCATCAATTTAACAATACCTAGAACCTTTTCCTCTTGATTAAGTATTGATATTGTCAGAAGATATTTGACTTGGCCACTCTCGAGACTAAAAGGTTATTATCACTGTACTTCTGACTCCATTTGGCTGGTTTTCTGGTTATTACTTGTTGAATCATTCGATTTGTTGTATACCTTGTACAATTAATGTCGCACTACTAACTGCAGATAAATGCATTTGGCAACTTACACTGACACAAAGTCTTATAAAATTAAATTACTGTACAGGTTTGAGTAGAGCATTCTGGGACTAGTATTTCCCGAATAATTTTTTTCCGGAAACTATCTGGAAACCATGTTTCCTCCAAGCAAATAAGAATGACTATCTGCTCCTGCACGTgccacgtttttgagacgcagacggcaagcggaagtgaacattttggattccaggacagtagtgtctcccagatttttaaactagaCATCGCTAACAGAGAAAAATACTTACCAAAATGAATTTAGTTGTTTGAAGACAAGTTGAAAAAGGAAACAGCTCAATTTCagttgccgttcgcgtctcaaaaacacaacctcgttcctaggGTCTCTCCCCTCTGCCTCCTTCGTcgaaggaggcagagaagagagaccctgggagcaAGGTTGTCAAAAAGGTTGCATGCTTTAGCTCCCCAACACTGCAGAAAAATGGAGCTGCATGCTTACGTAATACCATGAGGTAGCTATAAGGCGCCTTTCATAATTCTCCTCCAGTTAATCTGTGAGCTTGCTCAAAGGAGcctttaattttatttcacaGTCGCCCTGATCGTGCGAATCTACACAACGGCGGTTTCGTTATTACTGAGGGAGGGGATGTAGGAAACTCTACCGAACCGATCCTCCCCACTGAGGCAGCTACTTATCAGACCAGCAGCTTGAGCCACACTGAAGCAAATACTGCCGTGGACTCAATTTACTGTGGTGATGGAGTCACTTGGCAGGTGACTGAACAGAGCCAACGTATGGCGGCAGGTGCTAACCAAGCCAACGGGCTGAGTGACGCTGTTGCTGGAAATGCTGTGCAAATGACAGGGTCAAGCCAATCAAATCAACCCAGTGAGACGATTGGTGGACCACACGACCGACTTTGTCAGAGTGGCTCTGCTGAGAGAGGTGGAGAAACGAGCGACCGGCGCCTGGCTGACATGACTATTGAGCAAGCCAGTGGAAGTAACTATCCTGTTATGGGCCATGACATACAGCAGGTCAGCCCTAATTGGCACGCTGCATCGGAGTATGTATTCAGAGTTCCCTCTAGTGAGGGTGCGCAGCAGATCAATGGGTTACCTGGAAACCATGTAGCGCAGGCATGTGAAATGGGCTACCTTCATCACGCTAATGGAGGCAACTGTCGAGGACTTATTAGCACCACTGACGCCAAGAAGGGTTATTATCACTGTACTTCTGACTATAACTATCCTGTTATGGGCCATGACGTACAGCAGGTAAGCCCTAATTGGCACGCTGCATGGGAGTATGTATTCAGAGTTCCCTCTTGTGAAGGTGCGCAGCAGATCAACGGGTTACCTGAAAACCATGAAGCGGAGTCTGTTGCTAAAGAAGCCGATGGATTAAGCGTCCACAGAGTAGAACGTGGGTGTCAGGCATGGGAAATGGGCTACCTTCATCACGCTAATGGAGGCAACTGTCACTGGTATGGAACAGCTCCAAGGGAGGCTCCGCCCTTCCTCATCGGAGATGTGACATGCTTGCCATTGCAGGAACAAGGTGAAGGATATGCAGCACCACTGGGGCCAATTCTTTTTTCTGATGTCCAGCCATGGTCATCAGTCTACTTTGCACCATGGGACACCATGGGATGGTATGTCCTGCCAGTCGAACCCAATTTAGTGTCTTCTGAGGGGAATGCAGAAAAGCCCATAGTGCATCGCTGCAGTACAAAGGAGACAAGACAATGGCGACAGCAACTCGCAAGGCAAGTGGCACATCTCAATTACCAATAATAAGTAatagtaataggactgagtggagtatGATTCAGGGAGTAATCATGCGAGTTATTTGCGCGCGACGCCGATTTGAAATTATGAGCCCGATTACCCCTGAATTGTAGGACACAAAGTCCTATTACTAATAAATCGTAACTGTAACAAAATGCGAGAAATCATAACAAAATTCGAGGATAAAAATTTTgtgtgaaaaagttaaaattatattcaatctgttttgcaaacatttggaaaacagcaagaaagacCCCATCCAAGTGCATGTGACAGTGACTGACTCGAGAATGGTGCAGGGGTCTAATTACAGGTATCCAGTTGggagttgttcaaattggaTACCTGCTTTTGGACACCCACGTGATCGCGGGCCAATTACGAAACAAATTGGCACAtacagaaccaatcagattccagaattttgtaatagttacgattataataatattagtagtagtaataataataataataataataagaagaagaagaagaagaagaagaagaagaagaagaagaagaagaagaagaatagtaataataagaagaaatcCTCAGTAGCAAATGTCAAATGTGGGAAGCAAGTCTTTGATGGAGCCAAAGTAAACCTGGAGGTGACAACGGCGATTGCAAGTTTAAAGGAAGGAGAGCAGTATAAGTTTTTGGGTGTATTAGAGAGCCTGAAACAGGAAGACACAATGGCCTTGAAGATTGCTGCTAAGAAATGTATCCAGGGAGTATCTGTCAGTTGGTCCAGTCCACTTTCAGACTGGAACAAAGTCAAGTCCACAAATAAATTTGCTCTGTCTCCATTCATGTATTTGATGTGGACCCAAACATGGCGTCTGGCAGAGCTCAGACAAATCGACGGACAAGTAAGGAAGATCATCGTCGCGAATGGAGGGTGACACCCAAAAATTTTAAATGTAACCCTTTACTTGCCAGGGAGCATCGACCGAAGAGGCTCAAGGTCAGTTTAACAGGAATACAAACTGACTAAGATCAAAGCAGCAGGAAACGATAGGAACGATAGGAAGCGTCCACATGTTCGACGAGAAGGCAAGTGAGCGAGGACATCAGTCCTTTGCTAAAGATGTTGTCACGTTTGCTAGAGAACTTGATCTTGAATTGAATCTTACGTATCCTCAGTCTTTGTGCTCTAAAGTGGggatggggtgggggggggggggggggaatgaaATCCCAAGGAAGCAGGTCAAAGAAGCCTTGAAGAAATCAGTGGTCAGTGGTTAGCAAGTTAAAGTCAGAAGTAGAAGACCAAAAGTGGGAGGGAAAGGTATTAGCAAGCAGGTGGAAGGATGAATACCTAGACAAAAAGTGTTTTGAGTGGATGAACTACTGCACCAACCCATATGATAACTGGCGTTCAAGACCTGTACCCACAGCTTTTACCCACAAAGTTGTACACTGGGAAGAAGATTAAAACAGCAAATCATCAAGATTGCACTAAGCCTTGTCGTATGTGTGGCAAGGGCCAAGAGAGTGTCCCGCATGTGTTGGCGGGGTGCAGTGCTATCGTTCAAACCAAATACCTACAAAGACACAACAGCGTCCTTAGAATCTTTTTCTTAGAGATTCAAAGCAAACACAACCTACTACCAAGAGAGGAGTATGCGTGGTATAAACGATTCAGTCCAAAGCCAGTCTACGAGAACGAAGAACTCAAAGCTTTGTGGGATGTATCTCTGTTTGCCGAGCGAGTAGAAGTTCGAGGAAATCGCATCGACGCGCAAGTCATTGATAAAGTGAAGAAAGAAGTAACCCTGATCGAGATGAGTTGCCCGTGGATGGGAAATTGACAGATGAAGACGGAGGAGAAAATGCGAAAGTATGGTCCACTCAGATGGGAACTCAAGCTGCAATATCCAAGATATAAAGTTTCTCAGCACAACATCAGCATGGATGTACTGGGTGGTTATTCAAAAGAAGTGAGTAAGTCAATCAAGTTCTTGGTAGGAGACAGGTGAGACTTGGTCCTGAAGCAGATGCAGAAGGCAATGCTGGCATGCACTCTGAACATTGCAAGGAACTTAAACTTTTTGAACACTGAACAATTGCATAAGAAAGGCAAAGATGAACATTTAGGTATTCTTAAAGGCCGTAGACATTATTAGGgatttttaattaccttttctttttttttttttttttacaacgaTCTATGAGAAAGAAGATTTAAGATTTTTAGATACACAGATCAATCGTTAGGATTTTTACATTTAGATTCTTGGATATACTTTTATGTAGGATATATAACATCGATAGagtattgaattttttttttttttagggattAGCAGGAATTGGTTACGCTTTTTGGGCGCCCAAATTTTGTAATAGGTTTGCAAACAGATGTTTCAATAaactgcaaataataataatgactgcTGGTTGTGTTATGTAAAAAGGCTTTATCCCAGCCAAAAACATCACTGACTAGACGGACCAATAAGATCACTTTTCTACTGACCGATCAGGTCAGAGTTTATTATTTAAGATTCACTGACtctacacaaatcacttgactctaaGGATGAAAATTGCTTCCGTGAAGGTTGTCAAAACGGCAGTTGATGTCACCAACAATTTCAATGTCAGTCAGTCACCAAAAACagttctcaggactacactcacccggacgatctaATTTCATCGTCTCAAATCATTTGCTAATTAGATTttgtgcatatgacacaaatgtttttattaggtttgaaaatgatgaagaacggcgtttattttattgtgatagctcTCTTCGTTGcc encodes the following:
- the LOC137973621 gene encoding uncharacterized protein → MVLVNQHGELTFSCLFCCCGVLGLNADRDVGINIAVTGDSGAGKSNFINTLRDRPDRANLHNGGFVITEGGDVGNSTEPILPTEAATYQTSSLSHTEANTAVDSIYCGDGVTWQVTEQSQRMAAGANQANGLSDAVAGNAVQMTGSSQSNQPSETIGGPHDRLCQSGSAERGGETSDRRLADMTIEQASGSNYPVMGHDIQQVSPNWHAASEYVFRVPSSEGAQQINGLPGNHVAQACEMGYLHHANGGNCRGLISTTDAKKGYYHCTSDYNYPVMGHDVQQVSPNWHAAWEYVFRVPSCEGAQQINGLPENHEAESVAKEADGLSVHRVERGCQAWEMGYLHHANGGNCHWYGTAPREAPPFLIGDVTCLPLQEQGEGYAAPLGPILFSDVQPWSSVYFAPWDTMGWYVLPVEPNLVSSEGNAEKPIVHRCSTKETRQWRQQLARSNPNQARKKKNARNLSFTVKITGVNQHRKNERPFFTYAVCNDHQEKLVRIRIHPNGIDGGRGRYVALFIHLIKGKYDNLQVWPLAGTITVSVLDQSGSLPPRDIIRIIQANPRVAAFKRPSGTLWHGYERFARIKEFFGPRYVKEDELFLKIEYSR